A stretch of Helicobacter pylori DNA encodes these proteins:
- a CDS encoding LPP20 family lipoprotein codes for MRLHSAFFGINSLLVATLLISGCSLFKKRNTNAQLIPPSANGLQAPIYPPTNFTPRKSIQPLPSPRFENNNQPIISSNPTNAIPNTPILTPNNVIELNAVGMGVAPESTISPSQALALAKRAAIVDGYRQLGEKMYGIRVNAQDTVKDMVLQNSVIKTRVNALIRNAEITETIYKDGLCQVSMELKLDGRIWYRILSGARG; via the coding sequence ATGCGTTTGCACTCTGCCTTTTTTGGTATTAATTCGTTACTTGTCGCCACTCTTTTGATAAGCGGTTGCAGTCTCTTTAAAAAGCGTAACACTAACGCCCAGCTAATCCCCCCTTCAGCTAATGGCTTGCAAGCCCCCATTTATCCTCCAACCAATTTCACCCCCAGAAAGAGCATTCAGCCTCTCCCAAGCCCACGCTTTGAGAATAACAATCAGCCCATCATTAGCTCTAACCCCACTAACGCTATCCCTAACACCCCCATTCTCACGCCTAATAATGTCATTGAATTGAACGCAGTGGGCATGGGTGTGGCTCCAGAATCCACCATTTCGCCCTCTCAAGCCTTGGCTTTGGCCAAGCGGGCGGCTATTGTTGATGGCTACCGCCAATTGGGTGAAAAAATGTATGGTATTAGGGTGAACGCTCAAGACACCGTCAAAGACATGGTTTTACAAAATTCCGTGATTAAAACGAGAGTCAATGCTCTCATTCGTAACGCTGAAATCACTGAGACCATCTATAAAGACGGTTTGTGTCAAGTGAGCATGGAGCTTAAATTAGACGGCAGGATTTGGTATCGTATTTTGAGCGGAGCGAGAGGATGA
- a CDS encoding HU family DNA-binding protein, with protein sequence MNKAEFIDLVKEAGKYSSKREAEEAISAFTLAVETALSKGESVELVGFGKFETAEQKGKEGKVPGSDKTYKTEDKRVPKFKPGKILKQKVEEGQ encoded by the coding sequence ATGAACAAAGCGGAATTTATTGATTTGGTTAAAGAAGCGGGTAAATACAGCAGCAAAAGAGAAGCCGAAGAAGCGATCAGTGCCTTTACTCTAGCGGTAGAAACAGCTTTAAGCAAGGGTGAGAGCGTGGAGTTGGTTGGTTTTGGTAAATTTGAAACCGCAGAGCAAAAAGGCAAAGAAGGTAAAGTGCCAGGAAGCGATAAAACTTATAAAACCGAAGACAAACGAGTGCCTAAATTCAAACCCGGCAAAATCCTTAAACAAAAAGTTGAAGAAGGCCAATAA
- the der gene encoding ribosome biogenesis GTPase Der codes for MNTSPKTLKTIAILGQPNVGKSSLFNRLARERIAITSDFAGTTRDINKRKIALNGHEVELLDTGGMAKDALLSKEIKALNLKAAQMSDLILYVVDGKSIPSDEDLKLFREVFKTNPNCFLVINKIDNDKEKERAYAFSSFGMPKSFNISVSHNRGISALIDAVLSALNLNQIIEQDLDADILESLETPNNALEENKEEEIIQVGIIGRVNVGKSSLLNALTKKERSLVSSVAGTTIDPIDETILIGDQKICFVDTAGIRHRGKILGIEKYALDRTQKALEKSHIALLVLDVSAPFVELDEKISSLADKHSLGIILILNKWDIRYAPYEEIMAALKRKFRFLEYAPVITTSCLKARHIDEIKHKIIEVYECFSKRIPTSLLNSVIFQATQKHPLPSDGGKLVKVYYATQFATKPPQISLIMNRPKALHFSYKRYLINTLRKEFNFLGTPLILNAKDKKSAQQN; via the coding sequence ATGAATACAAGCCCTAAAACTTTAAAAACCATTGCGATTTTAGGCCAGCCTAATGTGGGGAAAAGCTCGTTATTTAACCGCTTAGCTAGAGAAAGGATCGCTATCACTTCAGATTTTGCAGGCACCACACGAGACATTAACAAACGAAAAATCGCACTAAATGGCCATGAAGTGGAATTGCTAGACACAGGGGGCATGGCTAAAGACGCTCTTTTGTCTAAAGAAATCAAAGCCCTTAATTTAAAAGCCGCTCAAATGAGCGATTTGATTTTGTATGTTGTGGATGGCAAGTCTATCCCTAGCGATGAAGATCTTAAGCTTTTTAGAGAGGTTTTTAAAACCAACCCTAACTGCTTTTTAGTGATCAATAAGATTGATAACGACAAAGAAAAAGAGCGAGCTTATGCGTTTTCTTCTTTTGGCATGCCAAAGAGTTTTAATATCTCCGTTTCGCACAATAGGGGCATTAGCGCTTTAATTGATGCGGTATTGAGTGCACTGAATTTAAACCAAATCATAGAGCAAGATCTGGATGCGGATATTTTAGAAAGCCTAGAAACCCCTAATAACGCTTTAGAAGAAAATAAAGAAGAAGAGATCATTCAAGTAGGCATCATTGGGAGGGTGAATGTGGGCAAAAGCTCGCTCTTAAACGCGCTCACGAAAAAAGAAAGGAGCCTTGTCTCTAGCGTGGCTGGCACGACCATTGACCCCATAGATGAAACCATTCTCATAGGCGATCAAAAAATCTGCTTTGTGGATACCGCTGGCATCAGGCATAGGGGTAAAATCTTAGGCATTGAAAAATACGCGCTGGATCGCACGCAAAAAGCCTTAGAAAAATCCCACATCGCGCTTTTAGTGTTAGACGTGAGCGCTCCTTTTGTGGAATTGGACGAAAAGATCAGCTCCTTAGCGGATAAACATTCTTTAGGCATCATTCTCATTTTAAACAAATGGGACATCCGCTACGCCCCTTATGAAGAGATCATGGCGGCTTTAAAAAGGAAATTTCGCTTTTTAGAATACGCCCCCGTGATCACAACCAGCTGCTTAAAAGCGCGTCATATTGATGAAATCAAGCATAAAATCATAGAAGTCTATGAGTGTTTTTCCAAACGCATTCCCACGAGCTTGCTCAATAGCGTGATTTTTCAAGCCACCCAAAAACACCCCTTGCCAAGCGATGGAGGGAAATTAGTGAAAGTGTATTACGCCACGCAATTTGCCACCAAACCCCCTCAAATCTCTCTTATCATGAATCGCCCTAAAGCCTTGCATTTCAGTTACAAACGCTATTTGATTAACACCTTAAGGAAAGAATTTAATTTTTTAGGCACGCCTTTAATCCTTAACGCTAAAGATAAAAAGAGCGCCCAACAAAATTAA
- a CDS encoding spermidine synthase, with translation MWITQEITPYLRKEYTIEAKLLDVRSEHNILEIFKSKDFGEIAMLNRQLLFKNFLHIESELLAHMGGCTKKELKEVLIVDGFDLELAHQLFKYDTHIDFVQADEKILDSFISFFPHFHEVKNNKNFTHAKQLLDLDIKKYDLILCLQEPDIHKIDGLKRMLKEDGVFISVAKHPLLEHVSMQNALKNMGDFFAVAMPFVAPLRILSNKGYIYASFKTHPLKDLMAPKIEALTSVRYYNEDIHRAAFALPKNLQEVFKDNIKS, from the coding sequence ATGTGGATCACCCAAGAAATCACGCCGTATTTGCGTAAAGAATACACCATAGAAGCGAAATTATTAGATGTTAGAAGCGAGCATAATATCTTAGAGATTTTTAAATCTAAGGATTTTGGTGAAATTGCAATGCTTAACCGCCAGTTGCTGTTCAAGAATTTTTTGCACATTGAAAGCGAGTTGCTCGCTCATATGGGGGGTTGCACCAAGAAAGAGCTTAAAGAAGTTTTGATTGTGGATGGGTTTGATTTGGAATTAGCCCACCAGCTTTTTAAATACGACACGCATATAGATTTTGTGCAAGCGGATGAAAAGATTTTAGACAGCTTCATTAGTTTTTTTCCCCATTTCCATGAAGTGAAAAATAATAAGAATTTCACGCACGCTAAACAACTCTTAGATTTAGACATTAAAAAATACGATTTGATTCTTTGCTTGCAAGAGCCGGATATTCATAAAATAGATGGTTTAAAAAGAATGCTTAAAGAAGATGGGGTGTTTATTTCGGTAGCCAAACACCCATTATTAGAGCATGTGAGCATGCAAAACGCCCTTAAAAACATGGGCGACTTTTTTGCTGTTGCCATGCCTTTTGTAGCGCCTTTAAGGATTTTGAGCAATAAGGGTTATATTTACGCTTCTTTTAAAACCCACCCCTTAAAAGATTTAATGGCACCAAAAATAGAAGCGCTAACAAGCGTGAGATACTATAACGAAGACATTCACAGGGCTGCATTCGCTTTGCCTAAAAATTTACAAGAAGTCTTTAAAGACAATATCAAATCTTAA
- the coaE gene encoding dephospho-CoA kinase (Dephospho-CoA kinase (CoaE) performs the final step in coenzyme A biosynthesis.) gives MILKNAIALTGGIGTGKSTTLKILESQGYEILDADKIAHQLLQEYRLEIAQHFGSEILEKDILNRKKLGAIVFKDPNKLKWLEDFLHPLIRESMLKKAYELEKNHQAYFLDIPLFFEVGGKKRYPVSKVVLIYAPRALQIERLLERDKLKESEILQRLACQMDIEQKRAMSDYIIDNSSSLKDLNKQVERFLKTLL, from the coding sequence ATGATCTTAAAAAACGCTATCGCTCTCACAGGGGGGATAGGCACCGGTAAAAGCACCACCCTTAAAATATTGGAATCGCAAGGCTATGAGATTTTAGATGCGGATAAGATCGCCCACCAATTATTGCAAGAGTATCGGCTAGAAATCGCCCAACATTTTGGATCAGAGATTTTAGAAAAAGATATTTTAAACAGAAAAAAACTTGGCGCGATCGTGTTTAAAGACCCTAATAAATTAAAATGGCTAGAGGATTTTTTACACCCCTTAATCCGTGAAAGCATGCTTAAAAAAGCCTATGAATTAGAAAAAAACCATCAAGCGTATTTTTTAGACATCCCTTTGTTTTTTGAAGTGGGGGGTAAAAAACGCTATCCTGTGAGTAAAGTGGTGTTAATCTATGCGCCAAGAGCTTTACAAATTGAGCGCCTTTTAGAGCGAGACAAACTCAAAGAATCTGAAATTTTGCAACGCTTAGCTTGTCAAATGGATATAGAGCAAAAACGCGCCATGAGCGATTATATTATAGACAACAGCTC